In one window of Hyalangium ruber DNA:
- a CDS encoding class I SAM-dependent methyltransferase: MSDDFLQVWNHYREQGLDAATRVPTSSPESLLYLAMLAFADERYAEATAFAEDAARAAPEDLLPRAAAAYLARVAREGKRNVYVSAEGFGAFIRGGGNVSLYQETSAALARCYPDNPFELLDIGVGDGLALLPALTPAVRRVTLVEPAAPLLERTTGALANRNVGFDTFAGTLQEFVAEPRMQSRRWELAQATFCLHSISPPARPVLLEWLRSHCDALLVAEFDAPRMDEPLRPELVRHVLSRYRVGLAEYVGADFETVAQGFLMPVMFGYVDRGATRTTFEHPIPEWEQLLRDAGFVRVERRLLYSYWWAPACLLVAQAERS; the protein is encoded by the coding sequence ATGAGCGATGACTTTCTTCAGGTCTGGAACCACTACCGCGAACAGGGCCTCGATGCCGCTACTCGCGTGCCGACGTCCTCTCCTGAGAGCCTCCTGTATCTTGCGATGCTGGCCTTCGCCGATGAGCGCTACGCCGAGGCCACGGCCTTCGCCGAAGACGCGGCGCGCGCTGCTCCGGAGGATCTGCTGCCCCGTGCCGCTGCGGCCTACCTCGCTCGGGTGGCCCGAGAGGGCAAGCGCAACGTCTATGTGTCGGCGGAGGGCTTCGGTGCCTTCATCCGAGGCGGTGGCAACGTGTCGCTGTACCAGGAGACGAGCGCGGCGCTCGCCCGCTGCTACCCGGACAATCCCTTCGAGCTGCTCGACATTGGCGTCGGAGATGGGCTGGCCTTGCTGCCCGCGCTCACGCCCGCGGTGCGACGGGTGACCCTGGTAGAGCCCGCAGCGCCCCTGCTCGAGCGCACCACCGGGGCGCTCGCCAACCGGAACGTGGGCTTCGACACCTTTGCCGGGACACTGCAGGAGTTCGTCGCTGAGCCTCGCATGCAGTCGCGCCGCTGGGAGTTGGCGCAGGCCACCTTCTGCCTCCATTCGATCTCCCCACCTGCCAGGCCCGTGCTGCTGGAGTGGCTGCGCTCGCACTGCGATGCGCTGCTGGTAGCTGAGTTCGACGCTCCGCGCATGGATGAACCTCTGAGGCCCGAACTCGTGCGGCACGTGCTCTCCCGCTACCGCGTGGGGCTGGCCGAGTACGTGGGGGCGGACTTCGAGACGGTGGCCCAGGGCTTCCTGATGCCCGTGATGTTCGGCTACGTGGATCGCGGGGCCACACGCACCACCTTCGAGCATCCGATCCCCGAGTGGGAGCAGTTGCTGCGCGATGCGGGCTTCGTGCGCGTCGAGCGCAGGCTGCTGTACTCCTACTGGTGGGCCCCGGCCTGCCTGCTGGTGGCACAGGCCGAGCGCTCCTGA
- a CDS encoding P-loop NTPase fold protein produces MPSPSSVKTHIVNHLNSRSDAQTGRVILLTGPWGAGKTYFWKNMVRPDLRRTHVYVSAFGVETSAQFRARLVTQFAIMAANDAPGSESVRTKAHHFLKRILPERALDKSLQVARSASNALVTELLSKPAFDLIEVLGLFDATTIICIDDIERLSSKYPIDELLGIVNILSEHKGFDVVLVCNEEHLTSTATPGAQAYLRYKEKIVSMQHRIEPDLDAVFANLIQGFGDSLKENAQRHKEQILSLMRHCGSRNIRSLRRIIDHLATLYGLGIQNISGAHVNVLSALTLEFSEGQLEDAAFYDFNAMVMELSGRLSKRENEDEVLQKRRTFLKRFNLEDDYSFAPSLYALVRFGDIEDAALKLALNPPEQEEPQLSVTGAILSQLSKGEWRYWSDEQVRDLMDRVYAAAAHDKNLSAAEIIECLMYARLIAEMLAVELDSGVASSIKQRIAELATKGDESLSIDDPFLHMRYGDAVRHVNGEIQCYIDKRRQHDASKEMVRLVALLDAGDLVGLAAELRNSPNTTRLFVEQGGMAKFISIMRTNPHAIRAVVGFGNGLRALTGIWPEAEHHLNELLQALKDMRAHPEVTGRMHAWRAKHILREFGINE; encoded by the coding sequence ATGCCATCACCCTCAAGCGTCAAGACACACATCGTCAATCACCTCAACTCTAGAAGTGACGCGCAGACGGGGCGCGTGATTCTTCTCACTGGGCCATGGGGGGCAGGAAAGACCTATTTTTGGAAAAACATGGTACGCCCGGATCTTCGGCGTACACACGTATACGTCTCTGCTTTTGGCGTAGAAACCTCAGCCCAGTTCCGGGCTAGGCTCGTCACGCAGTTTGCTATCATGGCAGCCAATGACGCCCCCGGTTCCGAATCCGTACGCACCAAGGCACACCACTTTCTCAAGCGCATATTGCCGGAGCGCGCCCTGGACAAATCACTGCAGGTCGCTCGATCCGCCAGCAATGCACTCGTCACTGAACTCCTCTCAAAGCCAGCGTTCGATTTGATTGAGGTGTTGGGGTTGTTTGATGCAACCACCATCATTTGTATTGACGACATCGAACGGCTCTCGAGTAAATATCCGATCGATGAACTTCTCGGAATTGTAAACATCCTTTCCGAGCACAAGGGGTTTGACGTAGTGCTTGTTTGCAATGAGGAGCATCTGACGAGCACTGCAACTCCAGGGGCTCAGGCATACCTGCGGTACAAAGAGAAGATTGTATCTATGCAGCACAGGATTGAGCCAGATCTTGATGCTGTATTCGCCAATTTGATTCAAGGCTTCGGCGACTCTCTGAAAGAGAATGCACAGCGGCACAAAGAGCAAATCCTGAGCCTGATGCGTCATTGCGGGTCACGAAATATTCGATCACTGAGGAGAATAATTGATCATCTCGCAACTCTCTATGGACTCGGCATCCAAAACATTTCTGGCGCCCATGTGAACGTGCTTAGTGCGCTCACTCTTGAATTTTCAGAGGGACAGCTTGAGGATGCCGCGTTCTACGACTTCAACGCAATGGTGATGGAATTGTCGGGTCGCCTCAGCAAACGCGAGAATGAGGACGAAGTCCTGCAAAAGCGAAGGACATTTCTAAAGCGCTTCAATCTTGAAGACGACTACTCTTTTGCTCCATCCCTGTACGCGCTGGTGCGCTTTGGCGATATCGAGGATGCCGCTCTGAAGTTAGCACTTAACCCTCCTGAGCAAGAGGAACCGCAACTCAGTGTAACAGGCGCGATACTCAGTCAGTTGAGTAAGGGAGAGTGGCGTTATTGGTCCGATGAACAGGTGCGCGACCTCATGGACAGGGTATATGCAGCCGCCGCGCATGATAAGAACCTTAGCGCTGCTGAAATTATCGAATGCTTGATGTATGCACGATTGATTGCAGAGATGTTGGCGGTAGAGCTTGATTCAGGAGTTGCATCAAGCATCAAACAGCGGATTGCCGAACTGGCGACTAAAGGTGATGAGTCTCTTTCAATCGATGATCCGTTCCTGCACATGCGGTATGGGGACGCAGTCCGGCACGTCAATGGTGAGATTCAATGCTACATAGACAAACGTCGCCAGCATGACGCAAGCAAGGAGATGGTGCGCCTTGTTGCGTTACTCGATGCTGGTGACCTTGTGGGGCTCGCCGCAGAGTTGCGTAATAGTCCGAACACGACAAGACTGTTTGTTGAACAGGGAGGAATGGCGAAGTTCATCTCAATAATGCGAACAAACCCCCACGCGATCCGAGCGGTTGTTGGCTTTGGGAATGGCCTTAGAGCCCTCACAGGCATTTGGCCTGAAGCAGAACACCACCTGAACGAACTTCTACAAGCACTCAAGGACATGCGTGCGCATCCCGAGGTGACTGGCAGAATGCACGCATGGCGTGCCAAACACATCCTTAGGGAGTTTGGCATTAATGAGTAA
- a CDS encoding metallophosphoesterase: MSVLRWLHLSDFHQGMPGHGWLWPNVREPFFKDLERLHARCGPWDLVLFTGDLTQRGSAEEFAQFEQTMLGLFEHLRKLGSHPKFLAVPGNHDLSRPDPMEPEVMVLRRWREEPRLREKFWTDGAGVRYRDMLRGAFAHYEKWWRETQLPRPEILEHGPLPGDFSATLELEKGGVRLGVLGLNTAFLQLTGDDYHRKLAVELPQFQLSCGRDGPAWASSHDACLLLSHHPPDWLDDEARRVLREEIAPPKRFVAHLFGHMHEGQMRTLSEGGSEPWRDLQAPSLFGLEKWGTAEETRQYGYVAGRLEFAEDHGLLRLWPRTAVRGAPRIVPNHAAFDLDDDMGTSPVRVALHTQRKKSSPSNPGLSTQESRPYELQGGAQAGTQTEDFVREYRTRLQSSFGRWDLAGIRTVLSGEAGPTTASLDSMYLPLRLGDGFDPDTLDAGAALGLDALLERNRPLVICGPAGSGKTTWMRWTFRQLARHEDSLPFMVELRRVAHLWSKAHTRGEDRTLDAYLRDWVAEYGVAGWGKALPTLLDSQTGPRPVLLVDGWDELGELGERLREQLMGFLAAHPRVLAVVTSRPYGESRPSRSEGFELLHIQPLSDGEIAQIANGFFRQVYSEGEQVAAASRERFLKALAGSPEATSLARTTLLLTMMLLISRHRPLPDKRHRLYEECIRNLLAALPDRREQEGALLSREQWRPEDSEVRLRVVAELAFQMQSEGYQECRTQVVRTWEELERFLPAEWGRERKWGFLTWLVASAGVMIDRTDGTLAFAHLSFQEYLAAHHLSTTRQSEEERKTLCREHMARPEWWETLRLWAALLDDRNSRSLEPVLKDLLHGNATGYWLAGAILADGPGEGVFETWVEGLAGRFHANEQSWAELSARAWASSRQDERRAALVSRWPKLAPCWSWLSVFLARHWSNLARLDVPSEWRNTLYPLIREAGRKQGVGLGRVLSGAVPVWPGMPIELVLLQLWPSPRVQAGSRLQTLVSLGASRQELLAAARHILAQPTESPELAWHWAQLLSAELLKELSTQHDFLAWDWARDWARHLTRFWGQYGARDTMRHRDLPQGLVPHLEREQLQDWTRDWKWRWALDWVWEWGETWGQSWSREWVRQWAQTLARCWSLSHDVPWLEDFVLAELQSSQGRSGTRAVLAYTDDANEPKLALFQEACRASLNPRRSATGLSETLTRWEAARGAPLWPALARHLARLSTPQDRALLELLARHPEGQGRTVFWGLKYYVRGDLVLADGGELTLNALCDELGLPHLPYLEDMPDELVSSGMEPSVDQASSRR; the protein is encoded by the coding sequence ATGAGCGTGCTTCGCTGGCTTCACCTCAGCGACTTCCATCAGGGCATGCCGGGCCACGGCTGGCTGTGGCCCAACGTGCGCGAGCCGTTTTTCAAGGATCTCGAGCGGCTCCACGCGCGGTGTGGCCCTTGGGACCTGGTGCTCTTCACGGGGGACCTCACCCAGCGCGGCAGCGCCGAGGAGTTCGCCCAGTTCGAGCAGACGATGCTCGGGCTCTTTGAGCACCTGCGAAAACTCGGCTCACATCCGAAGTTCCTCGCCGTTCCCGGCAACCACGACCTCTCGCGGCCCGATCCGATGGAGCCGGAGGTGATGGTCCTCCGGCGCTGGCGTGAGGAGCCCCGGCTGCGCGAGAAGTTCTGGACCGATGGGGCGGGCGTCCGCTACCGGGACATGCTCCGGGGCGCCTTCGCTCACTACGAGAAGTGGTGGCGGGAGACCCAGCTGCCTCGGCCGGAAATCTTGGAGCATGGACCGCTTCCCGGAGATTTCTCCGCGACCCTCGAGCTCGAGAAAGGGGGCGTGCGCCTCGGGGTGCTCGGCCTGAACACCGCCTTCCTTCAACTCACGGGTGATGACTACCACCGCAAGCTCGCTGTCGAACTGCCCCAGTTCCAGCTGAGCTGTGGCAGGGATGGACCGGCCTGGGCGAGTTCGCACGACGCATGCCTGTTGCTGAGCCACCATCCACCCGACTGGCTGGACGACGAGGCGCGGCGGGTGTTGCGTGAGGAGATCGCTCCCCCGAAGCGCTTCGTTGCGCACCTGTTCGGCCACATGCACGAGGGCCAGATGCGGACGCTCTCGGAGGGCGGGAGCGAGCCGTGGCGCGACCTTCAGGCTCCATCGCTCTTCGGGCTCGAGAAGTGGGGGACCGCGGAGGAGACGCGCCAGTATGGCTATGTCGCCGGACGGCTCGAGTTCGCCGAGGACCACGGCCTCCTGCGCCTCTGGCCGCGGACCGCCGTGCGAGGCGCCCCGCGCATCGTTCCCAACCACGCGGCGTTCGATCTCGACGACGACATGGGAACGAGCCCCGTGCGGGTTGCTCTCCACACGCAGAGGAAGAAGTCCTCCCCCTCCAACCCCGGTCTCTCCACCCAGGAGTCGCGCCCCTACGAGCTTCAGGGCGGCGCGCAGGCGGGGACCCAAACGGAGGACTTCGTTCGGGAGTACCGCACCCGTCTCCAGAGCAGCTTCGGGCGGTGGGATCTCGCGGGCATCCGGACGGTCCTGTCCGGGGAGGCTGGTCCCACCACCGCCTCGCTCGACTCCATGTACCTGCCCCTCCGGCTGGGGGATGGCTTCGACCCCGACACGCTTGATGCCGGTGCGGCGCTGGGGTTGGACGCATTGCTGGAGCGCAACCGCCCGCTCGTCATCTGTGGCCCGGCTGGCAGCGGGAAGACCACGTGGATGCGGTGGACGTTCCGCCAGCTCGCGCGGCACGAGGACTCGCTGCCATTCATGGTCGAGCTCCGGAGGGTGGCGCACCTGTGGAGCAAGGCGCACACGCGAGGCGAGGACCGGACGCTGGATGCCTACCTGCGGGACTGGGTGGCGGAGTACGGCGTGGCCGGCTGGGGCAAGGCGCTGCCCACGCTCCTCGACAGCCAGACGGGGCCGCGGCCCGTGCTGCTGGTGGATGGCTGGGATGAGCTGGGCGAGCTGGGCGAGCGGCTGCGTGAGCAGCTCATGGGGTTCCTCGCCGCGCATCCGCGTGTGCTGGCGGTGGTGACGAGCAGGCCCTACGGCGAGAGCCGTCCGTCCCGGAGTGAGGGGTTCGAGCTGCTCCATATTCAGCCGCTCTCGGATGGGGAGATCGCCCAGATCGCCAACGGCTTCTTCCGCCAGGTGTACAGCGAGGGCGAGCAGGTGGCGGCGGCCTCGCGAGAGCGGTTCCTGAAGGCGCTCGCGGGCTCTCCCGAGGCCACGAGCCTGGCCCGTACCACCTTGCTCCTCACGATGATGCTGCTCATCAGCCGCCACCGGCCGCTGCCGGACAAGCGGCACCGGCTCTATGAGGAGTGCATCCGGAACCTGCTCGCGGCCCTGCCGGATCGCCGTGAGCAGGAGGGCGCCCTGCTGTCGCGGGAGCAGTGGCGGCCCGAGGACAGCGAGGTTCGCCTGCGGGTGGTCGCCGAGCTGGCCTTCCAGATGCAGAGCGAGGGCTACCAGGAGTGCCGCACGCAGGTCGTTCGGACGTGGGAGGAGCTGGAGCGCTTCCTTCCAGCGGAGTGGGGGCGTGAGCGCAAGTGGGGGTTCCTGACCTGGCTGGTGGCATCGGCGGGGGTGATGATCGATCGGACGGATGGAACGCTGGCCTTCGCCCATCTGAGCTTTCAGGAATACCTGGCGGCGCACCACCTGAGCACCACGCGGCAGAGCGAGGAGGAGCGCAAGACGCTCTGCCGGGAGCACATGGCGAGGCCGGAGTGGTGGGAGACGCTGCGGCTCTGGGCGGCGCTGCTGGATGACCGCAACTCCCGGAGCCTCGAGCCCGTGCTGAAGGATCTCCTCCACGGGAACGCGACGGGCTACTGGCTTGCCGGGGCGATCCTCGCCGATGGGCCGGGCGAAGGCGTCTTCGAGACCTGGGTGGAAGGGCTGGCGGGAAGGTTCCACGCCAACGAGCAGTCCTGGGCGGAGCTGAGCGCGCGCGCCTGGGCCTCCAGCCGACAGGACGAGCGCCGTGCGGCCCTTGTCTCCCGGTGGCCGAAGCTCGCTCCGTGCTGGAGCTGGCTCTCGGTGTTCCTCGCCCGGCACTGGTCGAACCTCGCCCGGCTCGACGTGCCCTCCGAGTGGAGGAACACCCTCTATCCCCTCATCCGTGAAGCTGGCCGGAAACAGGGCGTGGGCCTGGGGCGGGTGCTGAGCGGTGCGGTCCCTGTCTGGCCTGGGATGCCCATCGAGCTGGTCCTCCTCCAGCTCTGGCCCTCACCTCGCGTGCAGGCGGGGAGTCGCCTTCAGACCCTCGTCTCGCTGGGCGCCAGCAGGCAGGAACTGCTCGCCGCTGCCCGGCACATCCTGGCCCAGCCGACGGAGAGCCCGGAGCTGGCGTGGCACTGGGCCCAGCTGCTGTCCGCGGAGCTGCTGAAGGAGCTGAGCACCCAGCACGACTTCCTGGCCTGGGATTGGGCCCGGGATTGGGCTCGCCACCTCACCCGCTTCTGGGGCCAGTATGGCGCTCGCGACACGATGCGGCACCGGGACTTGCCCCAGGGATTGGTGCCGCACCTGGAGCGGGAGCAGTTGCAGGACTGGACCCGGGACTGGAAGTGGCGCTGGGCCCTGGACTGGGTCTGGGAGTGGGGCGAGACCTGGGGGCAGAGCTGGTCCCGGGAGTGGGTTCGGCAGTGGGCCCAGACGCTGGCCAGGTGCTGGTCGCTCTCTCACGACGTGCCCTGGCTCGAGGACTTCGTCCTGGCGGAGCTCCAGTCCTCCCAAGGCCGCTCCGGTACACGCGCGGTGCTCGCCTACACGGACGACGCCAACGAGCCGAAGCTCGCGCTCTTCCAGGAGGCGTGCCGTGCCTCCCTGAACCCCCGGCGCAGCGCGACGGGCCTGTCGGAGACGCTGACGCGTTGGGAGGCCGCTCGCGGAGCGCCCCTCTGGCCCGCCCTCGCGCGTCACCTCGCCCGCCTGTCGACGCCGCAGGACCGCGCGCTGCTCGAACTGCTCGCCCGCCATCCGGAAGGGCAGGGGCGTACCGTGTTCTGGGGACTCAAGTACTACGTCCGGGGCGACCTGGTCCTCGCCGACGGCGGTGAGCTCACGCTGAACGCGCTCTGCGACGAGCTGGGGCTGCCCCACTTGCCCTACCTGGAGGACATGCCCGACGAGCTCGTCTCCAGTGGAATGGAGCCCTCCGTGGACCAGGCCTCTTCTCGGAGGTGA
- a CDS encoding serine/threonine-protein kinase encodes MDYLFQPGEVIDKRFKVVRGIGGGGMGRVMLVEDLFTASLPVALKYCLPGDQETTRRFAREVRIMAGIQNPNVMPVLSSAVDHDPPYFVMPLGKNSIAEELDTLSKDEAKALEVFKQICLGIQAIHTAGGTHRDIKPQNAMRMPSGSVVVSDLGLAKLDPRDSTILTKSNVIMGTDAYIAPEQRVLRGTREADARTDVYQLGKVLYELLTDQVPIAMDLKAISAGLAYIIRKATRDSPGDRYPSVPHLLDAVAAYQFANGPGADPARTIEVLMQQAESLLQSNRYERPVVQQILATLPLLQDRPEDFTFWFDKIPNGLLHALASAMSSEFEPVLSLYSDVIDEHVERWPFEYAETVARKMKLVFDSTKSPEIKKLAVRAVLAASVKRWRYAAMDVFDRMLLSAASDADAAAIAETLADNLDLYRQLADRISGTNLHPGLRGIHRQALP; translated from the coding sequence GTGGACTATCTTTTTCAGCCAGGCGAGGTGATTGATAAACGCTTCAAGGTCGTAAGGGGTATCGGAGGGGGAGGGATGGGACGAGTCATGCTTGTTGAAGACCTTTTTACAGCAAGCCTGCCAGTGGCGTTGAAGTATTGTCTTCCAGGAGACCAGGAAACGACCCGCCGGTTTGCGCGCGAAGTACGCATAATGGCGGGCATACAGAATCCCAACGTCATGCCGGTGCTGTCTAGTGCGGTTGATCATGACCCGCCGTACTTTGTTATGCCACTCGGGAAAAACTCCATCGCAGAGGAATTGGATACTCTTTCAAAAGATGAAGCGAAGGCCTTGGAGGTCTTCAAGCAGATTTGCCTAGGGATTCAAGCGATTCACACCGCAGGTGGAACACATCGCGACATTAAGCCTCAGAACGCGATGCGCATGCCTTCTGGAAGCGTTGTTGTTTCCGATCTCGGGTTAGCCAAGCTTGATCCCAGAGATTCGACCATTCTGACGAAAAGCAACGTCATCATGGGGACAGACGCATACATCGCACCGGAACAAAGAGTGCTACGCGGCACGCGAGAAGCCGATGCTCGGACCGACGTCTACCAACTGGGCAAGGTACTTTATGAACTGCTGACGGACCAAGTGCCTATTGCAATGGACCTGAAGGCTATTTCAGCCGGATTGGCATACATCATTAGAAAGGCAACGCGTGATTCGCCCGGGGATCGCTATCCGTCGGTTCCACATTTGCTTGATGCGGTTGCGGCATATCAATTTGCCAATGGCCCTGGGGCTGATCCTGCAAGGACTATCGAAGTGCTTATGCAGCAGGCAGAGTCCCTGTTGCAATCAAACAGATACGAACGTCCAGTTGTTCAGCAGATATTGGCGACACTCCCTCTGTTGCAGGACCGTCCTGAGGATTTTACTTTCTGGTTCGATAAGATTCCTAATGGGCTATTGCATGCCCTAGCAAGCGCTATGAGTTCAGAATTTGAGCCTGTCCTGAGTCTATATTCGGACGTGATTGACGAGCATGTCGAGCGATGGCCTTTCGAATATGCCGAGACCGTTGCGCGAAAGATGAAGCTGGTGTTTGACAGCACAAAGTCTCCGGAGATCAAAAAACTAGCTGTTCGGGCTGTGCTTGCCGCATCAGTCAAGCGTTGGCGATACGCGGCGATGGATGTGTTTGACAGAATGCTGCTATCTGCAGCTTCTGATGCAGATGCTGCGGCTATTGCAGAGACCCTTGCAGACAATCTAGATCTCTATCGACAACTGGCAGACAGGATTTCCGGCACCAATCTACACCCAGGACTGCGCGGCATTCATCGACAAGCACTGCCTTGA
- a CDS encoding PilZ domain-containing protein, producing the protein MGLRRAVVVDREPGLLARLTTELGRGGYLVEGLDSTQGLSSDLLLRVKPDLVVLDVELPGLGATELLRLVDALKVRTEASVVLTTGGTLEKRLWWRLAVDQVVERQRLREEGVRALGLATSSLVRVDVRAVLDEVLGQEPVCVGSRLLRVKLDLFSDSQLFEDREGRQGVFVALSPLPEVGQSMELELEVLNRPCFWVRGKVVWQRPRSALSGRPPGVGVSLEELSPEGEEAIERMLEQRAPLALDWPGEKA; encoded by the coding sequence ATGGGCCTGCGCCGGGCCGTCGTCGTCGATCGCGAGCCAGGGCTGCTGGCGCGATTGACCACCGAGCTGGGACGCGGCGGCTACCTCGTCGAGGGGCTGGACTCGACGCAGGGGTTGTCATCGGACTTGTTGTTGCGGGTGAAGCCGGACCTGGTGGTGCTGGACGTGGAGCTGCCGGGGTTGGGAGCGACCGAACTGCTGAGGCTGGTGGATGCGCTGAAGGTCCGGACGGAGGCCTCGGTGGTGCTGACCACTGGGGGAACACTCGAGAAGCGGCTGTGGTGGCGACTGGCGGTGGATCAGGTGGTGGAGCGCCAGCGGCTGAGGGAGGAGGGTGTACGCGCGCTGGGCCTGGCGACGAGCAGTCTGGTGCGGGTGGACGTGCGAGCCGTGCTGGACGAGGTGCTGGGGCAAGAGCCCGTGTGCGTCGGTTCCCGACTGCTGCGAGTGAAGCTGGACCTCTTCAGCGACTCGCAGCTCTTCGAGGACCGCGAGGGGCGCCAGGGCGTCTTCGTGGCCCTCTCGCCGCTCCCGGAGGTGGGCCAGTCGATGGAGCTGGAATTGGAGGTCCTCAACCGTCCCTGCTTCTGGGTTCGCGGCAAGGTGGTGTGGCAACGCCCGCGCAGTGCCCTGAGCGGGCGGCCTCCTGGCGTAGGCGTTTCCCTGGAGGAACTCTCCCCCGAAGGGGAAGAGGCGATAGAGCGCATGTTGGAGCAGCGTGCGCCGCTGGCCCTGGATTGGCCGGGTGAGAAGGCCTGA
- a CDS encoding DUF2381 family protein, with translation MLRPFTPSFALASLLVGLTAAAQAAPAGRSIVFTGKAGESPLIYVAPGSITVIMLGAPILRESVQVEGRARFAIFEVSDAGVTLSPAVALGTGERLALRVTYREGSPASVVFLLTGQPGAVDGLVNVSRPLQTFEACRVELSATRERCEAQAKELEALKARPAALSPAAVALAGFVDKDGMRGKRFDSVCLYARGGELRPARCWGLGGATWSVVVLEVSNTGGEPWAPEWAEVTPEGGEPRRARAVLSGQVPIPAGGVVSVAVEVEMPARKKPETWLEAPHTVRVCNGDGSRCLSVPQVTL, from the coding sequence TTGCTCCGACCCTTTACCCCAAGTTTTGCGCTCGCCTCCCTGCTGGTGGGCCTCACCGCTGCTGCACAGGCCGCGCCCGCAGGCCGGTCTATCGTTTTCACGGGCAAGGCTGGCGAGTCCCCGTTGATCTACGTGGCGCCTGGTTCCATCACGGTGATCATGCTGGGCGCTCCGATTCTGCGTGAGTCTGTCCAGGTTGAGGGGCGCGCCCGCTTCGCCATTTTCGAGGTGAGCGATGCTGGCGTGACGCTCTCGCCCGCAGTCGCGCTCGGGACTGGCGAACGGCTCGCGCTGCGAGTCACCTACCGCGAGGGCTCACCCGCAAGTGTCGTGTTCCTGCTGACCGGGCAACCGGGCGCGGTGGATGGCTTGGTGAACGTGAGCCGCCCGCTGCAAACCTTCGAGGCGTGCCGCGTGGAACTGTCCGCCACGCGCGAGCGGTGCGAGGCGCAAGCCAAGGAACTGGAGGCGTTGAAGGCACGGCCCGCAGCGCTAAGCCCGGCAGCCGTGGCGCTCGCGGGGTTCGTGGACAAGGACGGCATGAGGGGCAAGCGCTTTGACAGCGTGTGCCTCTACGCGCGCGGGGGTGAGCTTCGCCCCGCTCGGTGCTGGGGCCTCGGGGGGGCAACGTGGAGCGTCGTTGTGCTGGAGGTCAGCAACACCGGAGGGGAGCCGTGGGCGCCCGAGTGGGCCGAAGTCACGCCCGAGGGAGGGGAGCCGCGCCGCGCTCGCGCGGTGCTCTCTGGACAGGTCCCCATCCCCGCGGGCGGCGTGGTGAGCGTGGCCGTGGAAGTGGAGATGCCCGCGCGTAAGAAGCCCGAAACATGGCTAGAGGCGCCGCACACGGTGCGGGTGTGCAACGGTGACGGGAGCCGCTGTCTGTCCGTTCCCCAGGTGACGCTGTAG
- a CDS encoding type IV pilus twitching motility protein PilT, with protein sequence MTLEQLLGLIALGVKKGTSDLHFEVGCPPAFRLHGELLSARMEKLTASDTLLLAKHILGAEDPFFAGARHDVDRGFSIQGVSRFRASILRQRGSVGLVLRIIPFEVPTLADLHLPAILESVAGARSGLILVTGATGNGKSTTMAAMLNHVNRTQRSHIITIEEPIEFIFAMDQSIIIQREVGVDTSSFGSALKAALRQDPDVLMVGEMRDAETADTCLKAAETGHLVISTLHTQDVQRTIGRFVGMFPAEEQVSVRHRLAENILAVVSLRLVPRRDGGGLIPAVEVLLSTRSVQEAIRDPARSDTLVTLMEKGRTDVGMQTFDQHVLQLVQTGVISSDTARSAATRPKELERALAGVQ encoded by the coding sequence ATGACTCTCGAGCAACTGCTGGGGCTGATCGCGCTCGGCGTCAAGAAGGGCACCAGCGATCTCCATTTCGAGGTGGGGTGTCCCCCCGCGTTCCGGTTGCACGGTGAGCTGCTCTCGGCCCGTATGGAGAAGCTGACGGCCAGCGACACCCTGCTTCTGGCCAAGCACATCCTTGGTGCCGAGGACCCCTTCTTCGCGGGAGCGCGCCATGACGTCGATCGCGGCTTCAGCATCCAGGGCGTCTCTCGCTTCCGAGCCAGCATCCTCCGACAGCGTGGCTCGGTGGGGTTGGTGCTGCGCATCATCCCCTTCGAGGTCCCCACCCTGGCGGATCTCCACCTCCCGGCCATCCTGGAGTCCGTGGCCGGCGCGCGGAGCGGCCTCATCCTCGTCACGGGGGCCACCGGCAATGGCAAGTCCACCACCATGGCGGCCATGTTGAACCACGTGAACCGCACCCAGCGCTCACACATCATCACCATCGAGGAGCCCATCGAGTTCATCTTCGCGATGGACCAGTCCATCATCATCCAGCGCGAGGTGGGGGTGGACACGAGCTCCTTCGGGAGTGCGTTGAAGGCGGCGCTGCGGCAGGACCCGGACGTGCTGATGGTGGGGGAGATGCGGGACGCGGAGACGGCGGATACCTGCTTGAAGGCCGCCGAGACGGGCCATCTGGTCATCTCCACCCTGCATACGCAGGACGTGCAGCGCACCATCGGCCGCTTCGTGGGCATGTTCCCGGCGGAGGAGCAGGTGTCGGTGCGGCACCGGCTGGCGGAGAACATCCTGGCGGTCGTCTCGCTGCGGCTGGTGCCGCGCAGGGACGGAGGAGGGCTGATCCCCGCGGTGGAGGTGCTGCTGTCCACCCGCTCGGTGCAGGAGGCCATCCGGGACCCCGCGCGTTCCGACACCCTGGTGACCCTGATGGAGAAGGGGCGGACGGACGTGGGGATGCAGACGTTCGATCAGCACGTGCTGCAGCTCGTGCAGACGGGCGTCATCAGCTCGGACACCGCCCGCAGCGCGGCCACTCGGCCGAAGGAGCTGGAGCGTGCTCTGGCCGGAGTGCAATAG